Proteins from a single region of Theileria parva strain Muguga chromosome 1, complete sequence, whole genome shotgun sequence:
- the ATG18A gene encoding Autophagy-related protein 18a: MSFNDARFNQDGTCICVANDHGFKILNTNPLVITCDRDLRNKNVGSIGIAEMLYRSNLLALVGNGEYYDIRKGAMRSVHKFIKPWKQNVVTVWDDKKHVEVVQLVFNDSILNIKLMHDMLVVVLKYRVYVYQMSDVSLLDCSSTIYNLLGIVSTSSSKSLNIIAYPGKLRGTVIVQLYTKLKGKSVFSEEDELFSSEQNRETPVNCMETFDLSEVLESGEEVGGYKKVVLKMKLHRSEITAVGLSPNGYLLATSSQEGQFIKLFDTLSGELIQVFRKTNRFGRVTKCLIDKDSRWLAVVTDRPKLYVYEIDQEAIRDCEFGNQRRKVNFANSCIVDINNDHSNVGKYFKMYKYSMTNPATKCGYDKFCNKIVNKTVMLLNSFTYICSYRPMNKENILDCAFMEGESMGVVLQSGKALKLYFNPCKSTQLKVLFYHYL, from the exons ATGTCTTTTAATGATGCTAGATTTAATCAGGATGGAACTTGCATATGTGTGGCCAATGATCATGGATTCAAAATCCTAAATACTAATCCGCTAGTTATCACCTGTGATCGAG ATTTGCGCAATAAGAATGTTGGAAGTATCGGAATCGCAGAGATGTTGTATAGGTCCAATTTATTGGCATTGGTGGGAAATGGAGAATATTATGACATTCGCAAAGGTGCAATGAGATCAGTTCATAAGTTCATTAAGCCCTGGAAACAAAATGTTGTTACAGTTTGGGACGATAAAAAACATGTTGAGGTCGTTCAACTTGTTTTTAATGATTCTATACTCAACATCAAACTCATGCATGATAT GTTGGTTGTGGTATTGAAATATAGAGTCTATGTGTATCAAATGAGTGATGTAAGTCTATTGGATTGTTCAAGCACCATATATAACTTGTTGGGTATTGTTTCAACTTCAAGTTCCAAGTCCTTAAACATTATCGCTTATCCTG GTAAGCTGAGGGGCACTGTGATTGTCCAATTATATACGAAATTGAAAGGAAAATCAGTATTTTCAGAAGAAGATGAGCTTTTTTCATCAGAACAAAACCGTGAAACCCCTGTAAATTGTATGGAAACGTTTGATTTGAGTGAAGTTTTAGAGTCGGGTGAAGAGGTTGGAGGTTATAAAAAAGTAGTGTTGAAGATGAAATTACATAGAAGTGAGATTACAGCCGTAGGTTTAAGCCCTAACGGATATCTGCTGGCTACGAGTTCTCAGGAGGGACAATTTATTAAGTTATTTGACACTTTATCTGGTGAATTGATTCAAGTGTTTCGTAAAACAAATCGCTTTGGCCGAGTTACAAAGTGTTTAATCGATAAAGATTCAAGATGGTTGGCAGTGGTTACTGACCGTCCGAAACTATATGTGTATGAAATTGATCAGGAAGCGATTAGGGATTGCGAATTTGGAAACCAACGCCGTAAAGTCAACTTTGCAAATTCGTGTATTGttgatattaataatgatcATTCCAACGTGGGAAAGTactttaaaatgtataaatattcaatGACTAACCCCGCAACAAAATGTGgatatgataaattttgCAATAAAATCGTTAATAAAACAGTTATGCTATTAAATTCTTTCACATACATTTGTTCATACAG ACCTATGAATAAGGAGAATATATTGGATTGTGCATTTATGGAGGGCGAAAGTATGGGCGTGGTATTGCAGAGCGGAAAGGCTCTTAAGCTCTACTTTAACCCATGCAAATCAACTCAATTGAAAGTCCTCTTTTATCAttatctttaa